The proteins below come from a single Roseofilum casamattae BLCC-M143 genomic window:
- a CDS encoding MOSC domain-containing protein: protein MKVSGLFIYPIKSCGAIPCQQVLITPKGLMLDREWMIVNDRGQFMSQRKYAQMAKIRVQLSSETLTLNYENCEPFELPLTRNGEEREVTVWQSNTIAIDLGDAVAQWLESALELNHPCRLVRQSPKYPRAVASEYAITPKDTVSFADGYPLLLTNTASLAQLNQKLQARYPTEPNGLQVPMARFRPNVVIETNEPFIEDSWQEITIGEANFKPAKPCSRCIVTTTDQQTGVRSDFGEPLKTLATFRKQPTGIMFGQNLIPTNLGSGQIQLGASLTAS, encoded by the coding sequence ATTAAAGTCAGCGGTCTATTCATTTATCCGATTAAATCTTGCGGTGCCATTCCCTGCCAACAGGTTCTCATTACCCCAAAAGGATTAATGTTGGATCGCGAGTGGATGATAGTTAACGATCGCGGCCAGTTTATGAGTCAACGAAAGTACGCACAAATGGCAAAAATTCGGGTGCAATTATCTTCAGAGACGCTTACCTTGAATTATGAAAACTGCGAGCCATTTGAACTGCCGCTGACTCGGAATGGGGAAGAGAGAGAAGTCACGGTGTGGCAGAGCAATACTATAGCAATCGATCTAGGAGATGCAGTTGCTCAATGGTTGGAATCCGCGCTCGAATTAAACCATCCCTGTCGTTTAGTTCGCCAATCGCCAAAATATCCCCGCGCAGTTGCCTCTGAATATGCCATTACCCCAAAGGATACGGTCAGCTTTGCCGACGGATATCCTCTATTATTAACAAACACGGCATCTCTGGCACAATTAAATCAGAAATTGCAGGCAAGGTATCCAACAGAACCCAATGGTTTGCAAGTTCCAATGGCTCGCTTTCGTCCGAATGTGGTCATTGAAACAAACGAGCCATTTATTGAAGATAGTTGGCAGGAAATTACAATTGGAGAGGCAAACTTCAAACCCGCAAAACCTTGCAGCCGCTGCATTGTAACCACAACCGACCAACAAACTGGAGTGCGTAGCGATTTTGGAGAACCCCTAAAAACTCTAGCAACCTTCCGCAAGCAACCCACAGGAATTATGTTCGGTCAAAACCTAATTCCCACTAACTTAGGCTCGGGTCAAATTCAGCTCGGCGCATCATTAACCGCGAGTTAA